In Synechococcus sp. A18-25c, a single window of DNA contains:
- a CDS encoding response regulator — MTTILLVEDNELNRDMLSRRLTRKGFEVQFALDGQEAVDKAKALMPDLVLMDIGLPVIDGYDATRAIKSDDATKSIPVIALTAHAMAEDRKRCLDAGCDDFDTKPIDLSRLLEKIQSLLGGNV; from the coding sequence ATGACGACCATTCTTCTTGTTGAGGACAACGAACTGAATCGCGACATGTTGTCGCGGCGGCTCACTCGGAAGGGCTTCGAAGTGCAATTCGCATTGGATGGTCAAGAAGCCGTTGACAAAGCCAAAGCGCTTATGCCTGATCTGGTTTTGATGGATATTGGCCTGCCCGTGATTGATGGATACGATGCGACGCGGGCGATCAAGTCTGACGATGCGACCAAGTCAATTCCTGTGATTGCTTTAACTGCCCATGCAATGGCAGAAGATCGGAAGCGATGTCTTGATGCTGGCTGTGATGATTTTGATACGAAGCCGATTGATTTGTCGCGACTTCTTGAAAAAATCCAATCGCTTCTCGGAGGTAATGTCTGA
- a CDS encoding response regulator → MAADPSAKENVEYKLLRHDLYNPINQIVGYSELLTEELEAGESIDPDDLAKIGTSARVLLEMIRSRLTESELQSERHEAKRDSSTSVIQLKTESSRRQHDERKPTHQLRKGRILVVDDDPYNRDLLVQTLSRDGHIVSTAECGEVALDKATDQPFDLVLLDIQMPGIDGSEVLRLLKGASATAQIPVIMISGLEDIDVVVECVEYGAEDYLPKPCNLTLLRARVGTSLDKKFRYDEDLALYEHLKATQATIRAQLIAAQKLASELSTSVDNEVTLERLRQHFASMSSLLLEKDSALHETIKKLEVKISRQSVATQVKAITNDPAFKTLSERARLMRQRRHQRGA, encoded by the coding sequence ATGGCTGCTGATCCAAGTGCTAAGGAGAACGTCGAATATAAGCTTCTTCGTCACGATCTCTATAACCCGATTAATCAAATTGTTGGCTACAGCGAGCTGTTGACTGAGGAGCTCGAGGCAGGAGAATCGATCGATCCTGATGATCTGGCCAAGATCGGAACATCTGCACGTGTCTTGCTTGAGATGATTCGTAGTCGATTAACGGAATCTGAATTGCAAAGTGAGCGTCATGAAGCCAAGCGTGATTCTTCGACATCAGTCATTCAGTTGAAAACTGAATCATCGCGTCGTCAGCATGATGAACGGAAGCCTACCCATCAATTGCGAAAAGGTCGAATTCTTGTTGTTGATGATGACCCATACAATCGCGACTTGCTTGTTCAAACCCTTTCAAGAGATGGCCACATCGTGTCGACTGCAGAATGTGGAGAAGTTGCACTCGACAAAGCCACAGATCAACCTTTTGATCTGGTGCTATTGGATATTCAAATGCCAGGTATTGACGGTAGTGAAGTGCTGCGTTTGCTTAAAGGAGCTTCTGCCACTGCTCAGATTCCAGTTATCATGATTTCTGGTTTGGAAGATATTGATGTTGTTGTGGAGTGTGTTGAATATGGTGCAGAAGACTACCTGCCGAAACCTTGTAACCTCACGCTTTTGCGTGCCCGAGTTGGAACTTCGCTTGATAAAAAATTTAGATATGACGAAGATCTTGCTCTTTATGAACATTTAAAGGCCACTCAAGCGACTATTCGCGCGCAGTTGATTGCAGCACAGAAGCTTGCTTCAGAGCTGTCGACTTCTGTTGATAATGAGGTCACACTGGAAAGGCTCCGTCAGCATTTCGCGTCCATGTCCTCGCTCCTTTTGGAGAAAGATTCTGCATTGCATGAGACAATCAAGAAGTTAGAGGTTAAAATCAGCCGCCAATCCGTCGCGACACAGGTCAAAGCCATCACTAACGATCCTGCTTTTAAGACGCTTTCAGAGCGAGCACGCCTGATGCGTCAGCGTCGCCATCAGAGGGGAGCTTGA